From the Gadus chalcogrammus isolate NIFS_2021 chromosome 15, NIFS_Gcha_1.0, whole genome shotgun sequence genome, one window contains:
- the LOC130404970 gene encoding inactive ubiquitin carboxyl-terminal hydrolase 54-like, translating into MMSWRRSYSGGGAPQGLQDTRGSKGLINQPGQNNCFLNSALQVLWHLDIFRRSFRQMSSHRCSQDSCVFCALKSIFSELQSSSRSVLPSDSLRTALALAFSRQQRFQLGGMDDAAECFENILMRIHFHMSEESSQDNSSSSPCSSPCSSPLCIPHQKFSMRLYEQCVCSSCGASSDPLPFNQMIHYISTTSLCNQAVEMLKKRSDASPAMFGELLRNASSVGDLRNCPAGCGSQQPLFRVLLNSPEVVTIGLVWDSATSDLAGDLIHALGTRLRLGDLFGRVEQVKARAAELYLVGVVCYYGRHYSSFFYHTRTRRWMYCDDEKVTEVGPRWRDVVWRCIRGRYQPLLLLYADPRGAAVVLHPPDPPDPPARGPQPPGPADDSEDSGRDLSVSSDTRTDSSTDSCSRPPSRQTNTGEPLKDHKAACPPPRSSSSSSSSSSSSRRLRDFKETMTSIIHSRPLSCSSSSSLPSSFPAGPAPKGQDWETDSCSSDWRACERGGWGVWRPKREGLNIDGLFSRERRRQAGERNSSPVDRPPGPLGLQTPCRSSGRSELDELQDEVWKQAREEEEQTEREREREAAMGFNPTPSKVLDLDQLQIQGTRVRAERCVSEAELHLDQSVRLEKAGEVAAALSVVNEAVTKLTSTLAGIHPSNQRRRTGSQARLQGCLQRARSLQQRMLLQQEVQQKLKQEVEQKLLQEAQQNLKQEVPHKLQQEVQLKIHPDVLQLQWDVKQENIQQPEVKQQLKLQQNAQQKQKLPNELLAILSQENIYSNKNHQYHHGYGQQPQPFLLLASAGFLEEAELQLPQASSSKPVLLEVLLTDRQEHQAPPPVDSTPIRLAPTGSPREDCRGADESLPPPPPGHAPPTGHTHKITDRHRRTQAPPPFSSAPPPSAMATMSVEHRPHAEGPTDQSQDTLRGSTIQDTSELDALYRASLRAPRMQRGSRNRASRSKTPTAEMEKYPDRTPPTLQFQGGFHDDEDDSAGSLRRTSRRLRARARPDRYRSSPPPPPTEHSDQTDRSSPELRNLVGQALQHQPRAPSALL; encoded by the exons ATGATGTCTTGGAGGAGGAGCTactcagggggcggggctccccAGGGGCTCCAGGACACCAGGGGCAGTAAGGGGCTGATCAACCAGCCAGGACAGAACAACTGCTTCCTCAACAGTGccctgcag GTCTTGTGGCACTTGGATATTTTCCGCCGTAGTTTCCGTCAGATGTCGTCTCATCGCTGCTCTCAGGACTCATGCGTCTTCTGCGCCCTCAAG AGCATCTTCTCAGAGCTGCAGTCCAGCAGCCGCTCTGTGCTGCCGTCGGACTCCCTGCGGACCGCCCTGGCGCTGGCCTTCAGCCGCCAGCAGCGCTTCCAGCTGGGCGGCATGGACGACGCCGCCGAGTGCTTC GAGAACATCCTGATGAGAATCCACTTCCACATGTCTGAGGAGAGCAGCCAGGAcaacagctcctcctccccctgctcctccccctgctcctcccctctctgcatCCCCCACCAGAAGTTCTCCATGAGGCTCTATGAGCAG tgtgtgtgtagcagttgTGGAGCATCATCAGACCCTCTGCCCTTCAATCAGATGATTCactacatctccaccacctcactGTG taACCAGGCAGTGGAGATGCTGAAGAAGAGGAGCGATGCGTCTCCTGCTATGTTTGGGGAGCTGCTCCGTAACGCCAGCAGTGTTGGAGACCTGCGCAACTGTCCT GCGGGCTGTGGTTCCCAGCAGCCTCTGTTCAGGGTCCTCCTCAACTCCCCGGAGGTCGTCACCATCGGCCTCGTCTGGGACTcggcgacctctgacctcgcTGGTGACCTCATCCACGCCCTGGGGACACGCCTCCGGCTGGGGGac CTGTTCGGTCGGGTGGAGCAGGTGAAGGCGCGGGCGGCCGAGCTGTACCTGGTGGGCGTGGTCTGTTACTACGGGCGACACTACTCCTCCTTCTTCTACCACACCCGAACCCGCAGGTGGATGTACTGTGATGACGAGAAGGTGACGGAG gtGGGCCCCCGCTGGAGGGACGTGGTCTGGCGCTGCATTAGGGGCCGGTACcagcctctgctgctgctctacgCTGACCCCCGCGGGGCGGCGGTGGTCCTgcacccccccgaccccccagacccccccgccCGCGGCCCGcagccccccggccccgccgACGACAGCGAGGACTCAG ggcggGACCTGTCCGTCTCCAGTGATACCCGTACCGATTCGTCCACAGACAGCTGCTCCCGCCCCCccagcagacagacaaacacag GGGAGCCTCTGAAGGATCACAAGGCCGCCTGCCCTCCTCcacgctcctcctcttcctcctcctcctcctcctcttcctcgagGAGGCTCCGTGACTTCAAGGAGACGATGACCAGTATCATCCACAGCCGCccgctctcctgctcctcctcctcctcactcccctcctccttccccgctggccccgcccctaAAGGGCAGGACTGGGAGACGGACAGCTGCAGCAGCGATTGGCGGGCGTGTgagcggggggggtggggcgtcTGGAGGCCCAAGAGGGAGGGGCTAAACATCGACGGCCTCTTCAGCCGCGAGAGGCGGCGGCAGGCCGG CGAGAGAAACAGCAGCCCAGTAGACCGGCCCCCCGGTCCACTGGGCCTCCAGACCCCCTGCAGATCCTCCG GTCGCAGTGAGCTGGACGAGCTCCAGGACGAGGTGTGGAAGCaggcgagagaggaagaggagcagacagagagggagagagagagagaggcagccatGGGATTTAACCCCACACCCAGCAAGGTCCTGGACCTGGACCAGCTGCAGATACAag GCACCAGGGTCAGGGCCGAGCGATGTGTATCTGAGGCGGAGCTTCATTTGGACCAATCAGTGCGTCTGGAGAAGGCGGGAGAGGTGGCTGCTGCCCTCTCAGTGGTCAACGAAGCTGTCa CAAAGCTCACATCCACGCTAGCAGGGATTCATCCAAGCAACCAGCGCAGGAGAACTGGCTCACAGGCACGTCTGCAGGGCTGCCTGCAACGAGCACGAAGCCTACAGCAACGCATGCTGCTGCAGCAGGAAGTACAGCAAAAACTAAAGCAGGAAGTAGAGCAAAAATTACTGCAGGAAGCACAGCAAAACCTAAAACAGGAAGTACCACATAAACTGCAACAGGAAGTACAACTGAAAATACATCCAGATGTACTACAACTACAATGGGACGTAAAACAAGAAAACATACAACAACCGGAAGTAAAACAACAGCTGAAACTACAACAGAATGCACAACAAAAGCAGAAATTACCAAATGAACTACTAGCAATATTAAGCCAAGAAAATATTTATTCTAATAAGAACCATCAGTATCACCATGGATACGGTCAACAACCACAACCCTTCCTCCTGCTAGCATCAGCTGGCTtcctggaggaggcggagctacaGCTACCACAGGCCTccag ttcAAAGCCTGTCTTGCTCGAAGTActtctgacagacagacaggagcacCAAGCCCCGCCTCCTGTTGACTCCACCCCCATTAGGCTGGCCCCTACAGGTTCACCCCGGGAGGACTGCAGGGGGGCTGACgagtccctccccccccctcctccaggccaTGCCCCACCAACTGGCCACACCCATAAAATTACAGATaggcacagacgcacacaggcccctccccctttcaGCTCAGCCCCACCCCCTTCTGCCATGGCAACCATGTCTGTGGAGCACCGGCCGCACGCTGAAGGCCCGACCGACCAATCCCAGGACACCCTGCGCGGCTCGACCATTCAGGACACGTCTGAGCTGGACGCCTTGTACCGGGCCAGCCTGCGAGCTCCCAGAATGCAGCGGGGCAGCAGAAACAGAG CCAGCAGGTCTAAGACGCCCACAGCAGAGATGGAGAAATACCCCGACCGAACCCCACCCACCCTacag TTCCAGGGAGGTTTCCATGACGATGAGGACGACAGTGCAGGGAGCCTGCGACGCACCAGCCGACGGCTGAGGGCCCGG GCCCGCCCCGACCGATaccgctcctcccctcctcctcctcccacagagCACTCAG ATCAGACTGACAGGAGTTCCCCCGAGCTGAGGAACCTCGTTGGCCAGGCTCTACAGCACCAGCCCCGGGCCCCATCCGCCTTGCTCTAG